Part of the Mycolicibacterium mageritense genome is shown below.
TCGGGGCAGTGGGGTCGCTGTTCACCACCATTCCGGCGGTTTCGCGGATTCCGTCGAACTTCGGGCCGTTCAACCTTCCGCTCCAACAGGGACTGCTCAAGATCGCGTTCGGGCCGTTGGCGGCCGTGACAGGTCTGGGCGCACTCATGTTCGTTCCGGCGAAACTGCCCGACTCGCTGTCGGCAATCCTGTTGCTTGCGGTCATATTCGGCGCCGGACAGCACGCGGTCACGCGTTACGTCGACCAACGGGCCGAAGAGATCCTGACCGCGGCGGCGCCGAGCACGTCTCGAAAGTGACGCGGGCTCAGACCCGCCGCGGTGCCGCCAACCGTTCGCGGCGCAGCAATTCCACCTCGGGCAGCTCGAGCGGCGGCAGGTCACCGACCACTCGCGACAACAGGTGATCGGCCAGCTCCGGGTTGCGGGCCAGGCACGGGCCGTGCAGATACGTCGCGACGACGCTGCCCTGCACTGCGCCGTCGTAACCGTCGCCCAAACGGTTGCCCGCACCCTTGGTGACCGCCGCGAGCGGTCGGGCGTCAGAGCCGAGAGTCGTTCCACCACGGTGGTTTTCGAAACCCGTGAGCGGCTGGGTCAGCCCATCGAGCAGCGGCTTGGACGCGACCTCTCCGATGGTCCTGGCCTCCTGCGGTGACGTCGTGACGTCGAGCATCCCGACGCCCTCGACGCGCTCACCCGCCGATGTCTCGTACCAGTGCCCGAGCACCTGGATGGCCGCGCAGA
Proteins encoded:
- a CDS encoding type 1 glutamine amidotransferase is translated as MIRIGLVLPDVMGTYGDGGNAVVLRQRLRLRGIDAEIVEITLAEPVPDSLDIYTLGGAEDYAQRLATKHLIRYPGLQRAAERGAPVLAICAAIQVLGHWYETSAGERVEGVGMLDVTTSPQEARTIGEVASKPLLDGLTQPLTGFENHRGGTTLGSDARPLAAVTKGAGNRLGDGYDGAVQGSVVATYLHGPCLARNPELADHLLSRVVGDLPPLELPEVELLRRERLAAPRRV